One part of the Paroedura picta isolate Pp20150507F chromosome 5, Ppicta_v3.0, whole genome shotgun sequence genome encodes these proteins:
- the RESF1 gene encoding retroelement silencing factor 1 isoform X1, producing MMDWTVRPLHATSLPARDFQLQGLYQSQQPASEFFQASASAQNSSAYTGNNQAIKMHSGTENMVPNQLSYQSNMGSKNFQPPSVGQHPQLQLSSKTVQMTSGMAKKTWPNSNVHIFFPVAPQISTANLVQRPPNQYITSDIYNNRASKNCSNSVQSSFYWGNRNGSCSTRLPRLVSKNQTANPQTNATVPHNQVSNYLSNSQQNSSCLTFPSGQNIQSQINDINSGSTTAMQSQQYASNSVYSSPYTIPTHYAAQVNPQASNTNLPPPPPYAVPPIQMNHEQFVLPQPVSNTSNENVHHPQNLELNQSNVSYSVKNVQTPESVSVSRETNEGGVSVGMHGYHAENQHSNKLTNTAAETIKSIGNSIQTPGTVPTNKTSASQTAGGMVEDNTPNGSGNIPDSLIKFKESLKMEKIEILAAREKLLQLQGRFKLKHQLYKSVLQKISNPSVRNPDTLLPTSNTSQQPAPLPQATQQTFSLPSSNATRNLTSLLPHENAQNQPPSLLASSSNQIQDSSLLPVEAKNHLYPILQDLLKGTCDEEMLLNVHVASTGRKQSKQLFSQEKCASGSALDSSGGKSETSVNYVEKAFIQNPKTSPAVSTQGSLKSTNVSLNFEQASALGNDQLTNMSAMSGGGFLLNKIVTKILTNHQSTVSVQNPPESSQLSEKFANEGIKKFQNPRSEFIQQSKDNCLQAPDKSNTAWSNGNELPNSASLATTVSEAGTVQRSSFVGNSCTMERTCSLEELETSLALWRKWPTSSLNDQLGVSTKSAVCSSSLNGVEDEKREFTMKNLQGVLSQCEKSGIAVGKNEPTLSSVTSSLGQKVDVVSSSLSRSSEPQVAVVPPLILSKEVNWNEVPEKSLSSMLEKMYPVITEGSVHSLQEFVRTLSGADKLVKRTAYSPSDSCVTVKEIDSDMYQKLANSMEENGIQRGEEGTASSCDPNQGLTGISELETNIPQSRDSFLPGTNTDGSSPLSQKCVPKTSPDWVEPEDTVLNENMLQISSVCTLVQGDACYNSQIANIFNATSSEDQTDTYNKELQLSHWKKESEMNGSKSVDDVKLPSLDTLSKAIAEKLLSLPGLKKLQGGKILDEMNEEEKTAEFVNPNSEKGPEQNIPCHNVQSRDLASGNQEVLGNSIADEGSTYGIQDCVPSNENRVHSVNNSDITLTLPNDQLTELLKEFPYGIDDSKALKKTENEDSTTKVNEMKEGQDSKTCVQNSEGTHALDQIIITILNPQQMKELFPEYSSQPSKKLENDKLTIASENTNESCIRSMIVQNTNTSAETAQKTASHSFCCTTAWLALKYAVDPCEHMLAKEAAFKQQLGQDLPSKIIIKEEHKLLKEDKGLTPCSFSEKLEPLKPKNKEVSQKVHPDELRNQKGTTLLSKRQERLYLGTDDSKGKSACKRELSEKKRTLKETVVDKSKSYTLQHRSMEIKHSKKKEKYKIKRDSSETHIIKGPTYTLKRGLKKHIAREGKQKTDERLCHPVTNSSNFSNVDQFPKAYNSGQHSQEHLNRQKHEIGQDLGNNRAVRTEHSESSNSEPVRQNKGSFARTNLKKFAYPEERGNIWKYRRSLPDNIKTSKVQPFRGQHLNMYKAHFSSKEVVRGARKRDKYFVKSLSDKKSPCNRKSNTLTLQREQKKNYLNKVAFKQTEQSICLTKLEQSPSKCVWHVKSSSASEHCEDKKPQMLEFKMCPEIVFRKLVSEDVADAKKLPEREIIPVSAVKSRREDWLNYNPRKRRKTDEKETQVDDRVPLDTAMELLDKNEAIKNSNATFETYRKMHLEKSQSLDSSPIN from the exons ATGATGGACTGGACTGTAAGACCACTTCATGCCACCAGTTTACCAGCAAGGGATTTTCAGCTTCAGGGACTGTATCAGTCACAACAGCCTGCATCTGAATTTTTTCAAGCAAGTGCATCAGCTCAAAATTCTTCAGCTTATACTGGAAACAATCAAGCTATAAAAATGCATTCTGGTACTGAGAACATGGTGCCAAATCAACTGTCTTATCAAAGTAATATGGGATCCAAAAACTTTCAGCCACCTTCTGTTGGCCAGCATCCACAGCTACAGCTTTCCAGCAAGACTGTTCAAATGACATCTGGCATGGCAAAGAAGACCTGGCCAAATTCAAATGTACATATTTTCTTTCCTGTAGCACCACAAATTAGCACAGCAAATCTTGTGCAGAGACCACCAAATCAGTATATAACCTCAGACATATACAATAATCGGGCATCAAAAAATTGTTCTAATTCTGTACAAAGTTCTTTTTATTGGGGTAACAGAAATGGTTCATGTTCTACAAGGTTGCCAAGGTTAGTTTCCAAGAATCAGACTGCTAATCCTCAAACAAATGCTACAGTGCCTCATAACCAAGTATCAAACTATCTCTCAAATTCTCAGCAGAACTCTTCATGCCTTACTTTTCCTTCAGGGCAAAATATTCAAAgccaaataaatgacataaattcAGGATCTACAACAGCTATGCAGTCACAGCAGTATGCCTCTAACTCTGTATATTCTTCACCATATACCATACCTACTCATTATGCAGCTCAAGTAAACCCTCAGGCCAGTAACACaaacctaccaccaccaccaccatatgcAGTGCCTCCTATACAAATGAACCACGAACAATTTGTGCTTCCACAACCAGTTTCAAATACGTCTAATGAAAATGTTCACCACCCTCAGAATCTTGAGTTGAATCAAAGTAATGTTTCATATTCTGTTAAAAATGTTCAGACTCCTGAATCTGTATCAGTCTCAAGAGAAACCAATGAAGGAGGTGTTTCAGTTGGTATGCATGGATATCATGCTGAGAACCAGCATTCCAATAAGTTGACAAACACAGCAGCTGAGACCATAAAGAGTATAGGTAACAGCATACAAACACCTGGAACTGTTCCTACCAATAAAACATCAGCATCACAGACAGCTGGAGGTATGGTAGAAGATAATACACCTAACGGCTCAGGAAATATTCCTGATAGCTTAATTAAGTTTAAAGAAAGTCTAAAAATGGAGAAGATAGAAATTCTTGCAGCAAGAGAAAAATTATTACAACTGCAAGGCCGATTTAAATTAAAACATCAGTTATATAAATCTGTGCTACAGAAGATTTCTAATCCCTCTGTTCGCAATCCTGATACTTTGCTTCCTACATCTAATACAAGTCAGCAACCTGCTCCATTGCCACAAGCCACTCAACAAACGTTTTCACTTCCATCATCTAATGCAACTCGGAACCTCACCTCTTTGCTTCCACATGAGAATGCTCAGAATCAGCCACCTTCACTCCTTGCCTCAAGCTCCAATCAGATCCAAGACAGTTCTTTATTGCCAGTGGAGGCAAAAAATCACTTGTATCCAATTCTTCAGGATTTACTTAAAGGTACTTGTGATGAAGAAATGTTGCTTAATGTTCATGTTGCAAGTACTGGGAGAAAGCAGAGTAAACAATTATTTTCCCAAGAGAAGTGTGCCTCTGGTTCTGCCTTAGATTCTAGTGGTGGTAAATCTGAAACCAGTGTAAATTATGTGGAGAAAGCTTTCATACAGAACCCTAAAACTTCACCAGCTGTTTCTACCCAAGGGTCTTTGAAATCCACAAATGTCAGTCTAAATTTTGAACAAGCTTCTGCATTGGGCAATGATCAGTTAACAAACATGTCTGCCATGTCAGGGGGAGGCTTTCTACTGAACAAAATTGTCACTAAAATATTGACTAATCATCAAAGTACAGTTTCAGTTCAAAATCCACCTGAATCTTCACAGTTAAGTGAAAAATTTGCAAATGAAGGAATTAAAAAGTTCCAGAATCCTAGATCTGAATTTATTCAGCAGAGTAAAGACAATTGTCTCCAAGCTCCCGATAAGAGTAATACAGCTTGGAGCAATGGAAATGAACTCCCTAACTCAGCCTCTCTTGCTACCACTGTTTCAGAAGCAGGTACAGTTCAGAGGTCTTCATTTGTGGGGAATTCTTGTACCATGGAAAGAACTTGTTCTTTGGAGGAGCTAGAAACAAGTCTTGCTTTGTGGAGGAAGTGGCCTACTTCATCTCTAAATGATCAATTAGGTGTGAGTACAAAATCAGCTGTGTGTTCATCCTCATTGAATGGAGTAGAGGATGAAAAAAGAGAGTTTACCATGAAAAACCTCCAAGGTGTATTATCACAATGTGAAAAATCTGGCATTGCAGTTGGAAAAAATGAACCAACTCTGTCTTCTGTTACTTCATCACTTGGACAAAAGGTTGATGTTGTAAGTTCAAGTTTATCAAGGAGCTCTGAACCTCAAGTAGCTGTTGTTCCTCCCTTAATTCTTTCTAAGGAGGTAAATTGGAATGAAGTGCCGGAAAAATCTTTATCTTCTATGTTGGAAAAAATGTATCCAGTTATCACAGAAGGCAGTGTACACAGCTTACAAGAATTTGTTCGCACGCTGTCAGGTGCTGATAAACTAGTAAAAAGAACTGCTTATTCTCCATCAGATTCATGTGTTACTGTAAAGGAAATCGATTCAGATATGTATCAGAAACTGGCCAATTCCATGGaagaaaatggaatacaaagagGTGAAGAAGGAACTGCAAGTTCTTGTGATCCCAACCAGGGGCTAACTGGTATTTCAGAACTAGAAACAAATATACCACAATCTAGAGACAGTTTTCTACCAGGAACTAACACAGATGGCTCAAGTCCATTATCTCAAAAATGTGTGCCTAAAACCAGTCCAGATTGGGTAGAACCAGAAGATACTGTGTTGAATGAAAACATGTTGCAGATATCCAGTGTGTGTACTTTAGTTCAAGGAGATGCATGTTATAATTCACAAATAGCTAATATCTTTAATGCTACCTCTTCAGAGGACCAGACTGACACATATAATAAAGAACTACAGTTGAGCCATtggaaaaaagaatctgaaatGAATGGAAGCAAATCTGTGGATGATGTCAAGTTACCCTCACTAGACACCCTATCAAAAGCCATCGCAGAAAAACTGTTAAGCTTACCAGGTTTAAAGAAACTCCAAGGTGGTAAGATTTTAGATGAGATgaatgaggaagaaaaaacagctgAATTTGTTAATCCTAATTCTGAAAAGGGTCCTGAGCAAAATATACCCTGCCACAATGTTCAGAGTAGAGATTTGGCCAGTGGTAACCAAGAAGTACTTGGAAACAGTATTGCTGATGAGGGTAGCACATATGGTATCCAAGATTGTGTACCAAGCAATGAAAATCGAGTACATTCTGTGAACAATTCTGACATCACTCTAACATTGCCAAATGATCAGTTGACTGAACTCTTAAAAGAATTTCCTTATGGAATTGATGACTCCAAAGCATTGAAGAAAACTGAAAATGAAGATTCTACAACTAAAGTAAATGAGATGAAAGAAGGGCAAGACTCTAAAACTTGTGTACAGAACTCTGAAGGGACTCATGCTCTGGACCAAATAATAATCACAATATTAAACCCTCAACAAATGAAAGAATTGTTTCCAGAATACAGTAGTCAGCCCTCTAAAAAACTGGAAAATGATAAGCTCACAATAGCTTCAGAAAATACAAATGAAAGCTGTATTCGAAGCATGATCGTTCAGAACACAAATACCTCAGCAGAAACAGCCCAAAAAACAGCAAGTCACTCATTTTGTTGTACAACAGCCTGGTTAGCTTTAAAATATGCAGTGGACCCTTGTGAACATATGTTGGCTAAAGAGGCTGCTTTCAAGCAGCAATTGGGTCAGGATTTGCCATCTAAAATTATAATTAAAGAGGAGCATAAGCTGTTGAAGGAAGATAAAGGACTTACTccatgttctttctcagaaaaatTAGAGCCTCTAAAACCTAAAAATAAAGAAGTGTCACAAAAAGTTCACCCTGATGAACTGCGCAACCAAAAAGGTACAACATTGCTTTCTAAACGTCAAGAACGGTTGTATTTGGGAACAGATGACTCAAAAGGGAAATCTGCCTGTAAAAGAGAATTGTCTGAGAAAAAGAGGACTCTAAAAGAGACAGTAGTTGATAAATCAAAGTCCTATACTCTCCAGCACAGAAGCATGGAAATcaaacacagtaaaaaaaaagaaaaatataaaattaaacgcGATTCAAGTGAAACACACATAATTAAGGGACCAACTTACACCTTAAAAAGGGGGTTGAAGAAACACATTGCaagggaaggaaaacagaaaacagatgaAAGACTATGTCATCCTGTTACAAACTCTTCAAACTTCAGTAATGTTGACCAGTTTCCCAAAGCATACAATAGCGGTCAACATTCACAAGAACATTTAAACAGACAGAAGCATGAAattgggcaagatttggggaataACAGAGCTGTGAGAACAGAACATAGTGAATCCAGTAATTCTGAGCCCGTCAGGCAGAACAAAGGCAGCTTTGCAAGAACAAATCTGAAGAAATTTGCCTATCCGGAAGAGAGAGGAAACATATGGAAATACAGACGATCACTTCCAGACAATATTAAAACTTCTAAGGTACAACCATTTAGAGGACAGCATCTTAATATGTACAAAGCTCATTTTTCAAGCAAAGAAGTGGTTCGGGGTGCTCGTAAGAGAGACAAATACTTTGTGAAATCCCTTTCTGATAAAAAATCACCTTGTAATAGAAAAAGTAATACACTTACACTTCAGagagaacaaaagaaaaattaCTTAAATAAAGTTGCATTTAAGCAGACTGAACAAAGCATTTGCTTGACAAAGTTAGAACAATCACCTTCCAAATGTGTCTGGCATGTGAAATCAAGCAGTGCTTCAGAACACTGTGAAGACAAGAAGCCCCAGATGCTTGAATTCAAGATGTGTCCAGAAATAGTATTTAGAAAATTGGTCTCTGAAGATGTTGCAGATGCAAAGAAGCTTCCTGAAAGGGAGATAATTCCTGTTTCAG CTGTCAAAAGTAGAAGAGAAGATTGGTTAAATTACAATCCccggaaaagaagaaaaactgatGAAAAGGAAACTCAAG
- the RESF1 gene encoding retroelement silencing factor 1 isoform X2, whose amino-acid sequence MMDWTVRPLHATSLPARDFQLQGLYQSQQPASEFFQASASAQNSSAYTGNNQAIKMHSGTENMVPNQLSYQSNMGSKNFQPPSVGQHPQLQLSSKTVQMTSGMAKKTWPNSNVHIFFPVAPQISTANLVQRPPNQYITSDIYNNRASKNCSNSVQSSFYWGNRNGSCSTRLPRLVSKNQTANPQTNATVPHNQVSNYLSNSQQNSSCLTFPSGQNIQSQINDINSGSTTAMQSQQYASNSVYSSPYTIPTHYAAQVNPQASNTNLPPPPPYAVPPIQMNHEQFVLPQPVSNTSNENVHHPQNLELNQSNVSYSVKNVQTPESVSVSRETNEGGVSVGMHGYHAENQHSNKLTNTAAETIKSIGNSIQTPGTVPTNKTSASQTAGGMVEDNTPNGSGNIPDSLIKFKESLKMEKIEILAAREKLLQLQGRFKLKHQLYKSVLQKISNPSVRNPDTLLPTSNTSQQPAPLPQATQQTFSLPSSNATRNLTSLLPHENAQNQPPSLLASSSNQIQDSSLLPVEAKNHLYPILQDLLKGTCDEEMLLNVHVASTGRKQSKQLFSQEKCASGSALDSSGGKSETSVNYVEKAFIQNPKTSPAVSTQGSLKSTNVSLNFEQASALGNDQLTNMSAMSGGGFLLNKIVTKILTNHQSTVSVQNPPESSQLSEKFANEGIKKFQNPRSEFIQQSKDNCLQAPDKSNTAWSNGNELPNSASLATTVSEAGTVQRSSFVGNSCTMERTCSLEELETSLALWRKWPTSSLNDQLGVSTKSAVCSSSLNGVEDEKREFTMKNLQGVLSQCEKSGIAVGKNEPTLSSVTSSLGQKVDVVSSSLSRSSEPQVAVVPPLILSKEVNWNEVPEKSLSSMLEKMYPVITEGSVHSLQEFVRTLSGADKLVKRTAYSPSDSCVTVKEIDSDMYQKLANSMEENGIQRGEEGTASSCDPNQGLTGISELETNIPQSRDSFLPGTNTDGSSPLSQKCVPKTSPDWVEPEDTVLNENMLQISSVCTLVQGDACYNSQIANIFNATSSEDQTDTYNKELQLSHWKKESEMNGSKSVDDVKLPSLDTLSKAIAEKLLSLPGLKKLQGGKILDEMNEEEKTAEFVNPNSEKGPEQNIPCHNVQSRDLASGNQEVLGNSIADEGSTYGIQDCVPSNENRVHSVNNSDITLTLPNDQLTELLKEFPYGIDDSKALKKTENEDSTTKVNEMKEGQDSKTCVQNSEGTHALDQIIITILNPQQMKELFPEYSSQPSKKLENDKLTIASENTNESCIRSMIVQNTNTSAETAQKTASHSFCCTTAWLALKYAVDPCEHMLAKEAAFKQQLGQDLPSKIIIKEEHKLLKEDKGLTPCSFSEKLEPLKPKNKEVSQKVHPDELRNQKGTTLLSKRQERLYLGTDDSKGKSACKRELSEKKRTLKETVVDKSKSYTLQHRSMEIKHSKKKEKYKIKRDSSETHIIKGPTYTLKRGLKKHIAREGKQKTDERLCHPVTNSSNFSNVDQFPKAYNSGQHSQEHLNRQKHEIGQDLGNNRAVRTEHSESSNSEPVRQNKGSFARTNLKKFAYPEERGNIWKYRRSLPDNIKTSKVQPFRGQHLNMYKAHFSSKEVVRGARKRDKYFVKSLSDKKSPCNRKSNTLTLQREQKKNYLNKVAFKQTEQSICLTKLEQSPSKCVWHVKSSSASEHCEDKKPQMLEFKMCPEIVFRKLVSEDVADAKKLPEREIIPVSGIL is encoded by the coding sequence ATGATGGACTGGACTGTAAGACCACTTCATGCCACCAGTTTACCAGCAAGGGATTTTCAGCTTCAGGGACTGTATCAGTCACAACAGCCTGCATCTGAATTTTTTCAAGCAAGTGCATCAGCTCAAAATTCTTCAGCTTATACTGGAAACAATCAAGCTATAAAAATGCATTCTGGTACTGAGAACATGGTGCCAAATCAACTGTCTTATCAAAGTAATATGGGATCCAAAAACTTTCAGCCACCTTCTGTTGGCCAGCATCCACAGCTACAGCTTTCCAGCAAGACTGTTCAAATGACATCTGGCATGGCAAAGAAGACCTGGCCAAATTCAAATGTACATATTTTCTTTCCTGTAGCACCACAAATTAGCACAGCAAATCTTGTGCAGAGACCACCAAATCAGTATATAACCTCAGACATATACAATAATCGGGCATCAAAAAATTGTTCTAATTCTGTACAAAGTTCTTTTTATTGGGGTAACAGAAATGGTTCATGTTCTACAAGGTTGCCAAGGTTAGTTTCCAAGAATCAGACTGCTAATCCTCAAACAAATGCTACAGTGCCTCATAACCAAGTATCAAACTATCTCTCAAATTCTCAGCAGAACTCTTCATGCCTTACTTTTCCTTCAGGGCAAAATATTCAAAgccaaataaatgacataaattcAGGATCTACAACAGCTATGCAGTCACAGCAGTATGCCTCTAACTCTGTATATTCTTCACCATATACCATACCTACTCATTATGCAGCTCAAGTAAACCCTCAGGCCAGTAACACaaacctaccaccaccaccaccatatgcAGTGCCTCCTATACAAATGAACCACGAACAATTTGTGCTTCCACAACCAGTTTCAAATACGTCTAATGAAAATGTTCACCACCCTCAGAATCTTGAGTTGAATCAAAGTAATGTTTCATATTCTGTTAAAAATGTTCAGACTCCTGAATCTGTATCAGTCTCAAGAGAAACCAATGAAGGAGGTGTTTCAGTTGGTATGCATGGATATCATGCTGAGAACCAGCATTCCAATAAGTTGACAAACACAGCAGCTGAGACCATAAAGAGTATAGGTAACAGCATACAAACACCTGGAACTGTTCCTACCAATAAAACATCAGCATCACAGACAGCTGGAGGTATGGTAGAAGATAATACACCTAACGGCTCAGGAAATATTCCTGATAGCTTAATTAAGTTTAAAGAAAGTCTAAAAATGGAGAAGATAGAAATTCTTGCAGCAAGAGAAAAATTATTACAACTGCAAGGCCGATTTAAATTAAAACATCAGTTATATAAATCTGTGCTACAGAAGATTTCTAATCCCTCTGTTCGCAATCCTGATACTTTGCTTCCTACATCTAATACAAGTCAGCAACCTGCTCCATTGCCACAAGCCACTCAACAAACGTTTTCACTTCCATCATCTAATGCAACTCGGAACCTCACCTCTTTGCTTCCACATGAGAATGCTCAGAATCAGCCACCTTCACTCCTTGCCTCAAGCTCCAATCAGATCCAAGACAGTTCTTTATTGCCAGTGGAGGCAAAAAATCACTTGTATCCAATTCTTCAGGATTTACTTAAAGGTACTTGTGATGAAGAAATGTTGCTTAATGTTCATGTTGCAAGTACTGGGAGAAAGCAGAGTAAACAATTATTTTCCCAAGAGAAGTGTGCCTCTGGTTCTGCCTTAGATTCTAGTGGTGGTAAATCTGAAACCAGTGTAAATTATGTGGAGAAAGCTTTCATACAGAACCCTAAAACTTCACCAGCTGTTTCTACCCAAGGGTCTTTGAAATCCACAAATGTCAGTCTAAATTTTGAACAAGCTTCTGCATTGGGCAATGATCAGTTAACAAACATGTCTGCCATGTCAGGGGGAGGCTTTCTACTGAACAAAATTGTCACTAAAATATTGACTAATCATCAAAGTACAGTTTCAGTTCAAAATCCACCTGAATCTTCACAGTTAAGTGAAAAATTTGCAAATGAAGGAATTAAAAAGTTCCAGAATCCTAGATCTGAATTTATTCAGCAGAGTAAAGACAATTGTCTCCAAGCTCCCGATAAGAGTAATACAGCTTGGAGCAATGGAAATGAACTCCCTAACTCAGCCTCTCTTGCTACCACTGTTTCAGAAGCAGGTACAGTTCAGAGGTCTTCATTTGTGGGGAATTCTTGTACCATGGAAAGAACTTGTTCTTTGGAGGAGCTAGAAACAAGTCTTGCTTTGTGGAGGAAGTGGCCTACTTCATCTCTAAATGATCAATTAGGTGTGAGTACAAAATCAGCTGTGTGTTCATCCTCATTGAATGGAGTAGAGGATGAAAAAAGAGAGTTTACCATGAAAAACCTCCAAGGTGTATTATCACAATGTGAAAAATCTGGCATTGCAGTTGGAAAAAATGAACCAACTCTGTCTTCTGTTACTTCATCACTTGGACAAAAGGTTGATGTTGTAAGTTCAAGTTTATCAAGGAGCTCTGAACCTCAAGTAGCTGTTGTTCCTCCCTTAATTCTTTCTAAGGAGGTAAATTGGAATGAAGTGCCGGAAAAATCTTTATCTTCTATGTTGGAAAAAATGTATCCAGTTATCACAGAAGGCAGTGTACACAGCTTACAAGAATTTGTTCGCACGCTGTCAGGTGCTGATAAACTAGTAAAAAGAACTGCTTATTCTCCATCAGATTCATGTGTTACTGTAAAGGAAATCGATTCAGATATGTATCAGAAACTGGCCAATTCCATGGaagaaaatggaatacaaagagGTGAAGAAGGAACTGCAAGTTCTTGTGATCCCAACCAGGGGCTAACTGGTATTTCAGAACTAGAAACAAATATACCACAATCTAGAGACAGTTTTCTACCAGGAACTAACACAGATGGCTCAAGTCCATTATCTCAAAAATGTGTGCCTAAAACCAGTCCAGATTGGGTAGAACCAGAAGATACTGTGTTGAATGAAAACATGTTGCAGATATCCAGTGTGTGTACTTTAGTTCAAGGAGATGCATGTTATAATTCACAAATAGCTAATATCTTTAATGCTACCTCTTCAGAGGACCAGACTGACACATATAATAAAGAACTACAGTTGAGCCATtggaaaaaagaatctgaaatGAATGGAAGCAAATCTGTGGATGATGTCAAGTTACCCTCACTAGACACCCTATCAAAAGCCATCGCAGAAAAACTGTTAAGCTTACCAGGTTTAAAGAAACTCCAAGGTGGTAAGATTTTAGATGAGATgaatgaggaagaaaaaacagctgAATTTGTTAATCCTAATTCTGAAAAGGGTCCTGAGCAAAATATACCCTGCCACAATGTTCAGAGTAGAGATTTGGCCAGTGGTAACCAAGAAGTACTTGGAAACAGTATTGCTGATGAGGGTAGCACATATGGTATCCAAGATTGTGTACCAAGCAATGAAAATCGAGTACATTCTGTGAACAATTCTGACATCACTCTAACATTGCCAAATGATCAGTTGACTGAACTCTTAAAAGAATTTCCTTATGGAATTGATGACTCCAAAGCATTGAAGAAAACTGAAAATGAAGATTCTACAACTAAAGTAAATGAGATGAAAGAAGGGCAAGACTCTAAAACTTGTGTACAGAACTCTGAAGGGACTCATGCTCTGGACCAAATAATAATCACAATATTAAACCCTCAACAAATGAAAGAATTGTTTCCAGAATACAGTAGTCAGCCCTCTAAAAAACTGGAAAATGATAAGCTCACAATAGCTTCAGAAAATACAAATGAAAGCTGTATTCGAAGCATGATCGTTCAGAACACAAATACCTCAGCAGAAACAGCCCAAAAAACAGCAAGTCACTCATTTTGTTGTACAACAGCCTGGTTAGCTTTAAAATATGCAGTGGACCCTTGTGAACATATGTTGGCTAAAGAGGCTGCTTTCAAGCAGCAATTGGGTCAGGATTTGCCATCTAAAATTATAATTAAAGAGGAGCATAAGCTGTTGAAGGAAGATAAAGGACTTACTccatgttctttctcagaaaaatTAGAGCCTCTAAAACCTAAAAATAAAGAAGTGTCACAAAAAGTTCACCCTGATGAACTGCGCAACCAAAAAGGTACAACATTGCTTTCTAAACGTCAAGAACGGTTGTATTTGGGAACAGATGACTCAAAAGGGAAATCTGCCTGTAAAAGAGAATTGTCTGAGAAAAAGAGGACTCTAAAAGAGACAGTAGTTGATAAATCAAAGTCCTATACTCTCCAGCACAGAAGCATGGAAATcaaacacagtaaaaaaaaagaaaaatataaaattaaacgcGATTCAAGTGAAACACACATAATTAAGGGACCAACTTACACCTTAAAAAGGGGGTTGAAGAAACACATTGCaagggaaggaaaacagaaaacagatgaAAGACTATGTCATCCTGTTACAAACTCTTCAAACTTCAGTAATGTTGACCAGTTTCCCAAAGCATACAATAGCGGTCAACATTCACAAGAACATTTAAACAGACAGAAGCATGAAattgggcaagatttggggaataACAGAGCTGTGAGAACAGAACATAGTGAATCCAGTAATTCTGAGCCCGTCAGGCAGAACAAAGGCAGCTTTGCAAGAACAAATCTGAAGAAATTTGCCTATCCGGAAGAGAGAGGAAACATATGGAAATACAGACGATCACTTCCAGACAATATTAAAACTTCTAAGGTACAACCATTTAGAGGACAGCATCTTAATATGTACAAAGCTCATTTTTCAAGCAAAGAAGTGGTTCGGGGTGCTCGTAAGAGAGACAAATACTTTGTGAAATCCCTTTCTGATAAAAAATCACCTTGTAATAGAAAAAGTAATACACTTACACTTCAGagagaacaaaagaaaaattaCTTAAATAAAGTTGCATTTAAGCAGACTGAACAAAGCATTTGCTTGACAAAGTTAGAACAATCACCTTCCAAATGTGTCTGGCATGTGAAATCAAGCAGTGCTTCAGAACACTGTGAAGACAAGAAGCCCCAGATGCTTGAATTCAAGATGTGTCCAGAAATAGTATTTAGAAAATTGGTCTCTGAAGATGTTGCAGATGCAAAGAAGCTTCCTGAAAGGGAGATAATTCCTGTTTCAG